The following proteins are co-located in the Streptomyces sp. DT2A-34 genome:
- a CDS encoding Lrp/AsnC family transcriptional regulator, with translation MAESPDSGTPLPPPRPLDAIDQDILQMLQADGRASIRSVAERVHVSRANAYARINRLIEDGVIRGFGARVDHERAGQGTSAYITLKIVQNSWRTVREQLRQLPGASHIALVGGDFDVLLLVHTPDNRALRELVLTRLQAIPEVLSSRTLLVFEEEDLEPQG, from the coding sequence ATGGCCGAGAGCCCGGACAGCGGCACCCCCTTGCCGCCCCCGCGCCCGCTCGACGCCATCGATCAGGACATCCTCCAGATGCTCCAGGCGGACGGCCGCGCCTCGATACGGTCGGTCGCCGAGCGGGTCCATGTCTCCCGTGCCAACGCCTACGCGCGCATCAACCGCCTCATCGAGGACGGTGTCATCCGGGGTTTCGGCGCCCGCGTCGACCACGAACGCGCAGGCCAGGGCACCTCGGCGTACATCACCCTGAAGATCGTCCAGAACTCCTGGCGCACGGTGCGCGAGCAGCTCAGACAGCTCCCCGGCGCCTCTCACATCGCCCTCGTCGGGGGCGATTTCGATGTGCTGCTGCTGGTCCACACCCCCGACAACAGGGCACTGCGCGAGCTGGTCCTCACCCGGCTCCAGGCGATCCCCGAGGTGCTCAGCTCGCGCACGCTGCTGGTGTTCGAGGAGGAGGACCTGGAGCCGCAGGGCTGA
- a CDS encoding dihydrolipoamide acetyltransferase family protein, with protein sequence MPQVLEFKLPDLGEGLTGAEIVRWLVEVGDVVTVDQPVVEVETAKAMVDIPCPYGGVVTARFGEEGTELPVGAPLLTVAVGAPASGGPAESPGEGTARGAAESAAAFGGTTEGSGNVLVGYGTSEAPSRRRRVRPTAPVRPQAAGPASATAPAGPDRADARNGNHEGPVPVISPLVRRLARENGLDLRELHGSGPEGLILRADVEYALRAASAQERVAKAPAVTPAPAPPAHAKAAPEGIRTPLKGIRGAVADKLSRSRREIPDATCWVDADATELMRARTAMNAAGGPKISLLALLARICTAALARFPELNSTVDMEAREVIQLDQVHLGFAAQTERGLVVPVVRDAHARDAESLTAEFARLTEAARTGTLTPAELTGGTFTLNNYGVFGVDGSTPIINHPEAAMLGVGRIIPKPWVHEGELAVRQVVELSLTFDHRVCDGGTAGGFLRYVADCVEQPAVLLRTL encoded by the coding sequence ATGCCACAGGTGCTGGAGTTCAAGCTTCCCGACCTCGGGGAGGGGCTCACCGGGGCGGAGATCGTCCGCTGGCTGGTGGAGGTGGGTGACGTCGTCACCGTCGACCAGCCGGTCGTCGAGGTCGAGACGGCCAAGGCGATGGTCGACATCCCCTGCCCCTACGGCGGCGTGGTCACGGCTCGCTTCGGCGAGGAGGGCACGGAGCTGCCCGTCGGGGCGCCGCTGCTCACGGTGGCGGTGGGGGCGCCTGCCTCCGGCGGACCGGCAGAGAGTCCGGGCGAGGGCACGGCCCGGGGCGCGGCCGAGAGCGCGGCCGCCTTCGGCGGTACGACCGAGGGCTCCGGAAACGTGCTGGTGGGATACGGCACCTCCGAGGCGCCCTCGCGGCGGCGCAGGGTACGGCCGACGGCTCCGGTGCGGCCACAGGCGGCCGGTCCCGCGTCCGCCACCGCACCCGCCGGCCCGGACCGGGCCGACGCCCGCAACGGCAACCACGAGGGCCCTGTTCCGGTGATCTCCCCCCTGGTGCGCCGCCTCGCCCGCGAGAACGGATTGGACCTGCGGGAGTTGCACGGTTCCGGACCCGAGGGGCTGATCCTGCGGGCGGATGTGGAGTACGCGCTGCGGGCCGCCTCCGCGCAGGAGCGCGTGGCCAAGGCACCGGCAGTCACACCGGCACCTGCTCCCCCTGCCCACGCCAAGGCCGCCCCTGAAGGCATCCGTACCCCCCTCAAGGGCATCCGCGGCGCCGTCGCCGACAAGCTCTCCCGCAGCCGGCGGGAGATCCCCGACGCGACCTGCTGGGTGGACGCCGACGCCACGGAGCTCATGAGGGCGCGGACCGCGATGAACGCCGCCGGTGGGCCGAAGATCTCCCTCCTCGCCCTGCTGGCCCGCATCTGCACCGCCGCCCTGGCCCGGTTCCCCGAGCTCAACTCCACGGTGGACATGGAGGCCCGGGAGGTCATCCAGCTCGACCAGGTGCACCTTGGGTTCGCGGCGCAGACCGAGCGGGGCCTGGTCGTCCCGGTCGTACGGGACGCGCACGCGCGGGACGCGGAGTCGCTGACCGCGGAGTTCGCCCGGCTGACCGAGGCGGCCCGCACGGGCACCCTCACGCCCGCGGAACTCACCGGCGGCACCTTCACCTTGAACAACTACGGCGTGTTCGGCGTCGACGGCTCCACGCCGATCATCAACCACCCCGAGGCCGCGATGCTCGGCGTCGGCCGCATCATCCCCAAGCCGTGGGTGCACGAGGGCGAACTGGCGGTGCGCCAGGTCGTGGAGCTCTCGCTCACCTTCGATCACCGGGTCTGCGACGGCGGCACGGCAGGCGGCTTCCTGCGGTATGTGGCGGACTGCGTGGAACAGCCGGCGGTGCTGCTGCGCACGCTGTGA
- a CDS encoding NTP transferase domain-containing protein produces MLAGGAARRLGGADKPGVRVGGRALLDRVLAACADARSTVVVADPRPTARPVTWAREDPPGGGPLAALDAGLRHTTAQRVVVLSADLPFLDDGTVRRLLAALRTSGADGALLTDADGRDQPLVAAYRAPALRRELEALAQGRDGLTGLPLRRLTGALGLTRVPDPVASFDCDTWDDIATARARIREHGHVLDEWISAVKDELGIELDVDTKVLLDLARDAAHGVARPAAPLTTFLVGYAAAQAKGGEGGPEAVAEASRKATALALRWAEEAAAAKSDAAPDATPDTRPDAG; encoded by the coding sequence GTGCTCGCCGGAGGTGCGGCGCGGCGGCTCGGCGGCGCGGACAAGCCGGGGGTGCGCGTCGGCGGGCGGGCCCTGCTCGACCGCGTCCTCGCCGCCTGCGCCGACGCGCGGTCCACCGTCGTCGTCGCCGACCCCCGCCCGACCGCGCGCCCGGTCACCTGGGCGCGCGAGGACCCACCCGGCGGCGGCCCGCTGGCCGCACTCGACGCCGGGCTGCGCCACACCACGGCACAGCGGGTCGTCGTCCTCTCCGCCGACCTGCCGTTCCTCGACGACGGCACGGTACGGCGGCTGCTGGCCGCCCTGCGCACCAGCGGCGCCGACGGTGCGCTGCTCACCGACGCCGACGGCCGCGACCAGCCGCTCGTCGCCGCGTACCGCGCGCCCGCGCTGCGCCGCGAACTGGAGGCGCTCGCCCAAGGGCGGGACGGCCTCACCGGCCTCCCCCTGCGCCGGCTGACCGGCGCGCTCGGCCTCACCCGCGTCCCCGACCCCGTCGCGTCCTTCGACTGCGACACCTGGGACGACATCGCCACCGCCAGGGCACGCATCAGGGAGCATGGGCACGTGTTGGATGAATGGATTTCCGCAGTCAAGGACGAGCTCGGCATCGAGCTCGACGTCGACACCAAGGTCCTGCTCGATCTCGCCCGCGACGCCGCCCACGGGGTGGCGCGCCCCGCGGCCCCGCTGACGACCTTCCTCGTCGGGTACGCGGCAGCGCAGGCCAAGGGAGGCGAAGGCGGCCCCGAAGCCGTCGCCGAGGCCTCCCGCAAGGCCACCGCCCTCGCCCTGCGCTGGGCGGAGGAGGCGGCCGCCGCGAAGTCCGACGCGGCCCCCGACGCCACGCCCGACACCCGCCCGGACGCCGGATGA
- a CDS encoding NAD(P)H-quinone oxidoreductase produces the protein MHTITIPEPGGPEALVWDEVPDPVPGEGEVLVEVVAGAVNRADILQRQGFYNPPPGASPYPGLECSGRIAELGPGVSGWAVGDEVCALLSGGGYAEKVAVPAGQLLPVPKGVSLTRAAALPEVVCTVWSNVFMISHLRPGETLLVHGGSSGIGTMAIQLAKAVGAKVAVTAGTPEKLDRCAELGADVLINYREQDFVDEVKKATDGAGADVILDNMGAKYLDRNVRALAVSGRLAIIGMQGGVKGELNIGALLAKRGAISATSLRARPLGEKAAIVAAVREHVWPLVDAGHVRPVVDREIPMNDAAEAHRVVEESGHVGKVLLVAP, from the coding sequence ATGCATACGATCACGATTCCCGAACCTGGTGGGCCCGAGGCGCTGGTGTGGGACGAGGTCCCCGATCCCGTGCCCGGTGAGGGCGAGGTGCTGGTCGAGGTGGTGGCCGGGGCCGTCAACCGCGCCGACATCCTGCAACGCCAGGGCTTCTACAACCCGCCGCCCGGCGCCTCCCCCTACCCCGGCCTGGAGTGCTCCGGCCGGATCGCCGAGCTCGGCCCCGGCGTCTCCGGCTGGGCCGTGGGCGACGAGGTGTGCGCGCTGCTCTCGGGCGGCGGCTACGCCGAGAAGGTCGCCGTGCCGGCCGGCCAGCTGCTGCCCGTACCCAAGGGCGTGAGCCTGACGCGGGCCGCTGCCCTGCCCGAGGTGGTCTGCACGGTCTGGTCCAACGTCTTCATGATCTCCCACCTCCGCCCGGGCGAGACCCTGCTCGTGCACGGTGGCTCCAGCGGCATCGGCACCATGGCCATCCAGCTCGCCAAGGCCGTCGGCGCCAAGGTCGCCGTCACGGCGGGCACGCCGGAGAAGCTGGACCGGTGCGCCGAGCTGGGCGCCGACGTCCTGATCAACTACCGGGAGCAGGACTTCGTCGACGAGGTCAAGAAGGCCACCGACGGGGCCGGAGCCGACGTCATTCTCGACAACATGGGCGCCAAGTACCTCGACCGCAACGTCCGGGCCCTCGCCGTCAGCGGGCGCCTGGCGATCATCGGCATGCAGGGCGGCGTCAAGGGCGAACTCAACATCGGCGCGCTCCTGGCCAAGCGCGGCGCCATCAGCGCGACCTCGCTGCGGGCCCGTCCGCTCGGCGAGAAGGCGGCGATCGTCGCGGCCGTACGCGAGCATGTGTGGCCCCTGGTGGACGCCGGCCATGTACGTCCGGTCGTCGACCGCGAGATCCCGATGAACGACGCGGCCGAGGCCCACCGGGTGGTGGAGGAGAGCGGGCACGTCGGGAAGGTGCTCCTGGTCGCGCCGTAA
- a CDS encoding alpha-ketoacid dehydrogenase subunit beta produces MTTVAVKPATMAQALTRALRDAMADDPTVHVMGEDVGTLGGVFRVTDGLAKEFGEDRCTDTPLAEAGILGTAVGMAMYGLRPVVEMQFDAFAYPAFEQLISHVARMRNRTRGTMPLPITVRVPYGGGIGGVEHHSDSSEAYYMATPGLHVVTPATVADAYGLLRSAIASDDPVVFLEPKRLYWSKDSWNPEHPTDVEPIGRAVVRRSGRSATLITYGPSVPVCLEAAEAAREEGWDLEVVDLRSLVPFDDETVAASVRRTGRAVVVHESGGFGGPGGEIAARITERCFHHLEAPVLRVAGFDIPYPPPMLERHHLPGVDRILDAVGRLQWEAEG; encoded by the coding sequence ATGACCACCGTCGCCGTCAAGCCGGCCACCATGGCGCAGGCCCTCACGCGCGCGCTGCGCGACGCCATGGCGGACGACCCCACCGTGCACGTCATGGGCGAGGACGTCGGCACCCTCGGCGGCGTCTTCCGCGTCACCGACGGACTCGCCAAGGAGTTCGGCGAGGACCGCTGCACGGACACGCCGCTGGCCGAGGCGGGGATTCTGGGCACGGCGGTGGGCATGGCCATGTACGGCCTGCGCCCGGTCGTGGAGATGCAGTTCGACGCGTTCGCCTACCCGGCGTTCGAGCAGCTCATCTCGCACGTGGCACGCATGCGCAACCGCACGCGCGGCACGATGCCGCTGCCGATCACCGTCCGCGTCCCCTACGGCGGCGGCATCGGCGGCGTCGAGCACCACAGCGACTCCTCCGAGGCGTACTACATGGCGACTCCGGGGCTCCATGTCGTCACGCCCGCGACCGTCGCCGACGCCTACGGGCTGCTGCGCTCCGCCATCGCCTCCGACGACCCGGTCGTCTTCCTGGAGCCCAAGCGCCTGTACTGGTCGAAGGACTCCTGGAACCCGGAACACCCGACGGACGTTGAACCGATTGGCCGCGCGGTGGTGCGGCGCTCGGGCCGGAGCGCCACGCTCATCACGTACGGACCGTCCGTGCCCGTCTGCCTCGAAGCCGCCGAGGCGGCGCGCGAGGAGGGGTGGGACCTGGAAGTCGTCGACCTGCGCTCGCTGGTGCCGTTCGACGACGAGACGGTCGCCGCCTCGGTACGGCGGACCGGGCGAGCGGTCGTCGTGCACGAGTCGGGCGGGTTCGGCGGCCCGGGAGGGGAGATCGCGGCCCGGATCACGGAGCGCTGCTTCCACCACCTGGAGGCGCCGGTGCTGCGCGTGGCCGGGTTCGACATCCCCTACCCGCCGCCGATGCTGGAGCGTCACCACCTGCCCGGCGTGGACCGGATCCTGGACGCCGTGGGGCGTCTGCAGTGGGAGGCGGAGGGCTGA
- a CDS encoding ATP-binding cassette domain-containing protein, with product MSTQTTSGLAIETAGLVKTFGETRAVDGVDLAVPAGTVYGVLGPNGAGKTTTVKMLATLLRPDGGEAHVFGHDIVREADEVRGRVSLTGQYASVDEDLTGTENLVLLARLLGHGKPAARERAAQLLEAFGLSDAAGKQVKNYSGGMRRRIDIAASILNTPDLLFLDEPTTGLDPRSRNQVWDIVRAVVAQGTTVLLTTQYLDEADQLASRIAVIDRGKVIAEGTKGELKASVGAGSVHLRLRDAAQRPDAERVLRLTLDADVQLEPDPVALTARVGSGAANGQGAAEQAARALAELARTGITVDNFSLGQPSLDEVFLALTGHDTHDTHDEPGNDDKDEVAA from the coding sequence ATGAGCACGCAGACGACGTCCGGTCTCGCGATCGAGACGGCAGGCCTGGTGAAGACGTTCGGTGAGACACGGGCCGTCGACGGCGTGGACCTCGCGGTTCCGGCCGGCACGGTCTACGGCGTCCTCGGCCCGAACGGCGCCGGCAAGACGACCACGGTGAAGATGCTCGCCACCCTCCTACGACCCGACGGCGGCGAGGCCCACGTCTTCGGCCACGACATCGTGCGTGAGGCCGACGAGGTGCGCGGCCGGGTGAGCCTCACCGGCCAGTACGCCTCCGTGGACGAGGACCTCACCGGCACCGAGAACCTGGTCCTGCTGGCCCGGCTCCTCGGCCACGGCAAGCCCGCCGCGCGGGAGCGTGCCGCGCAGCTGCTGGAGGCCTTCGGGCTTTCGGACGCGGCCGGGAAGCAGGTCAAGAACTACTCCGGCGGCATGCGGCGCCGTATCGACATCGCCGCGTCCATCCTCAACACCCCCGACCTGCTCTTCCTCGACGAGCCGACGACCGGCCTCGATCCGCGCAGCCGCAACCAGGTGTGGGACATCGTGCGCGCCGTCGTCGCCCAGGGCACCACCGTGCTGCTGACCACGCAGTACCTGGACGAGGCCGATCAGTTGGCGTCCCGGATCGCCGTCATCGACCGCGGCAAGGTGATCGCCGAGGGGACCAAGGGCGAGCTCAAGGCGTCCGTCGGCGCCGGGTCCGTCCATCTGCGGCTGCGTGACGCGGCGCAGCGGCCGGACGCCGAGCGCGTGCTGCGGCTGACGCTCGACGCGGACGTGCAGCTGGAGCCGGATCCCGTGGCCCTCACCGCCCGCGTCGGCTCCGGGGCGGCCAATGGACAGGGCGCGGCGGAGCAGGCCGCCCGCGCGCTCGCCGAACTGGCCCGCACCGGCATCACCGTCGACAACTTCTCGCTGGGCCAGCCCAGCCTGGACGAGGTGTTCCTCGCCCTCACCGGACACGACACCCACGACACCCACGACGAGCCCGGCAACGACGACAAGGACGAGGTGGCGGCATGA
- a CDS encoding TrkA family potassium uptake protein produces the protein MKLPGQDAIARRADERVATYRVKLPKKIVEHPFRQVAKRVVLALTLLVATALIVYADHDGYNDNSDGSVDLLDAFYYATVSLSTTGYGDITPVSDAARLTNIFVITPMRVLFLIILVGTTLEVLTERTREEWRLNRWRSTLRDHTVVIGFGTKGRSAIQTVCATGLRKDQVVVVDPSSKVIDAAVGDGYAGVTGDATRSDVLMRAEVHKARKIIIATQRDDTAVLVTLTARQLNRGAKIVAAVREEENAPLLKQSGADAVITSASAAGRLLGLSVLSPAAGMVLEDLIQQGSGLDIVERPVIKAEVGKSPRQTDDLVVSVVRGHRVLGYDDPAVGTLELTDRLITIVRATPGTQVAPDDRRLPPGMKPI, from the coding sequence GTGAAACTTCCGGGCCAGGACGCGATCGCCCGTCGGGCGGACGAGCGCGTCGCGACCTACCGGGTGAAGCTCCCGAAGAAGATCGTGGAGCATCCGTTCCGGCAGGTTGCCAAGCGGGTCGTGCTGGCCCTGACGCTGCTCGTGGCGACCGCCTTGATCGTCTACGCCGACCACGACGGCTACAACGACAACTCCGACGGTTCCGTCGACCTCCTCGACGCCTTCTACTACGCGACCGTCAGCCTCTCCACCACCGGATACGGCGACATCACCCCCGTCAGTGACGCCGCCCGGCTCACCAACATCTTCGTCATCACGCCCATGCGCGTGCTGTTCCTGATCATCCTGGTCGGCACCACGCTCGAGGTCCTCACCGAACGGACCCGGGAGGAGTGGCGTCTGAACCGCTGGAGGTCCACCTTGCGCGACCACACCGTCGTCATCGGCTTCGGAACGAAGGGGCGTTCGGCGATCCAGACCGTCTGCGCCACCGGCCTGAGGAAGGACCAGGTCGTCGTGGTCGACCCGAGTTCCAAGGTGATCGATGCGGCGGTCGGGGACGGGTACGCCGGGGTCACCGGGGACGCCACGCGCAGTGACGTCCTGATGCGGGCCGAGGTGCACAAGGCGCGGAAGATCATCATCGCGACCCAGCGCGACGACACCGCCGTCCTGGTGACGCTGACGGCCCGGCAGCTCAACCGCGGCGCGAAGATCGTGGCCGCGGTGCGCGAGGAGGAGAACGCGCCGCTGCTGAAGCAGTCCGGCGCCGACGCGGTCATCACCAGCGCCAGCGCGGCCGGTCGGCTCCTCGGCCTCTCCGTGCTCAGCCCCGCCGCCGGGATGGTCCTGGAGGACCTGATCCAGCAGGGCAGCGGGCTCGACATCGTCGAACGACCGGTCATAAAGGCCGAGGTGGGCAAGAGCCCACGGCAGACGGACGACCTGGTGGTGAGCGTCGTACGGGGGCACCGGGTGCTCGGATACGACGATCCGGCCGTGGGGACGCTGGAGTTGACGGACCGGCTCATCACCATCGTGCGGGCGACGCCGGGCACTCAGGTGGCACCCGATGACCGGCGTCTGCCCCCAGGGATGAAGCCCATCTGA
- the pdhA gene encoding pyruvate dehydrogenase (acetyl-transferring) E1 component subunit alpha, translating into MTVMEQRGAYRPSPPPAWQPRMDPAPLLPDAEPYRVLGTEAAAKADPGLLRRLYAELVRGRRYNAQATALTKQGRLAVYPSSTGQEACEVAAALALEDRDWLFPSYRDTLAAVARGLDPVQALTLLRGDWHTGYDPHEHRVAPLCTPLATQLPHAVGLAHAARLKGDDVVALAMVGDGGSSEGDFHEALNFAAVWQAPVVFLVQNNGFAISVPLAKQTAAPSLAHKAVGYGMPGRLVDGNDAAAVHEVLSDAVRHARAGGGPTLIEAITYRIDAHTNADDATRYRGDSEVETWRGHDPLALLEHELTERGLLDEAGKQAARDAAEAMAADLRERMNQDPVLDPMDLFAHVYAEPTPQLREQQAQLRAELDAESEGSHR; encoded by the coding sequence ATGACGGTCATGGAGCAGCGAGGCGCGTACCGGCCATCGCCGCCGCCCGCCTGGCAGCCCCGCATGGACCCCGCGCCGCTGCTGCCCGACGCGGAGCCGTACCGCGTCCTCGGCACCGAGGCCGCCGCGAAGGCCGATCCGGGCCTGCTGCGCCGGCTCTACGCCGAGCTGGTGCGGGGCCGTCGGTACAACGCGCAGGCGACCGCGCTCACGAAGCAGGGTCGCCTCGCCGTGTACCCGTCCAGCACCGGCCAGGAGGCCTGCGAGGTCGCCGCCGCGCTGGCGCTGGAGGACCGCGACTGGTTGTTCCCCAGCTACCGTGACACCCTCGCCGCCGTGGCCCGCGGCCTGGACCCCGTCCAGGCGCTGACCCTGCTGCGCGGCGACTGGCACACCGGCTACGACCCGCACGAGCACCGCGTGGCCCCCCTGTGCACCCCGCTCGCCACCCAGCTCCCGCACGCCGTCGGCCTCGCGCACGCCGCCCGCCTCAAGGGCGACGACGTGGTCGCGCTCGCCATGGTCGGCGACGGCGGTTCCAGCGAGGGCGACTTCCACGAGGCGCTGAACTTCGCCGCCGTGTGGCAGGCGCCGGTCGTCTTCCTGGTCCAGAACAACGGCTTCGCGATCTCCGTCCCGCTCGCCAAGCAGACCGCGGCCCCGTCGCTGGCCCACAAGGCAGTCGGCTACGGCATGCCCGGCCGCCTGGTCGACGGCAACGACGCGGCCGCCGTGCACGAGGTGCTGAGCGACGCCGTACGGCACGCCCGCGCGGGCGGCGGACCGACGCTGATCGAGGCGATCACCTACCGCATCGACGCCCACACCAACGCCGACGACGCGACCCGCTACCGCGGCGACTCCGAGGTGGAGACCTGGCGCGGGCACGACCCGCTCGCCCTCCTGGAGCACGAGCTGACCGAGCGCGGCCTCCTCGACGAGGCCGGCAAGCAGGCCGCGCGGGACGCCGCCGAGGCGATGGCCGCCGACCTGCGCGAGCGCATGAACCAGGACCCGGTGCTCGACCCGATGGACCTGTTCGCCCACGTGTACGCCGAGCCCACCCCGCAACTGCGCGAACAGCAGGCCCAGTTGCGTGCCGAGCTCGACGCCGAGTCGGAAGGGTCGCACCGATGA
- a CDS encoding ABC transporter permease — translation MSTVTQTESKELAPVSAESLAALLVSGERPPRPSAWSASMTFGWRAILKIKHVPEQLFDVTAFPIMMVLMYTYLFGGALAGSPREYIQFLLPGILVMSVVMITMYTGVSVNTDIEKGVFDRFRSLPIWRPSTMVGYLLGDALRYTIASVVMLTVGMILGYRPDGGVVGVLAGIALLVAFSFAFSWIWTMFGLMLRTEKSVMGVSMMVIFPLTFLSNVFVDPKTMPGWLQAFVNNSPITHLSSAVRGLMAGDWPAAEVAWSLGWAGLFVLVFGPITMRLYNRK, via the coding sequence ATGAGCACCGTGACGCAGACCGAGAGCAAGGAACTCGCCCCCGTCAGCGCCGAGTCGCTCGCCGCGCTGCTCGTCTCCGGGGAGCGGCCGCCGCGGCCCAGCGCCTGGTCGGCCTCGATGACGTTCGGCTGGCGGGCGATCCTGAAGATCAAGCACGTACCCGAGCAGCTCTTCGACGTCACCGCGTTCCCGATCATGATGGTGCTGATGTACACGTACCTGTTCGGGGGCGCCCTGGCCGGGTCCCCGAGGGAGTACATCCAGTTCCTGCTGCCGGGCATCCTGGTGATGTCGGTCGTGATGATCACGATGTACACCGGCGTCTCGGTGAACACCGACATCGAGAAGGGCGTCTTCGACCGGTTCCGGTCGCTGCCCATCTGGCGGCCGTCGACCATGGTCGGCTATCTGCTGGGCGACGCCCTGCGCTACACGATCGCGTCCGTGGTGATGCTCACCGTCGGCATGATCCTGGGCTACCGCCCGGACGGCGGGGTCGTCGGGGTGCTCGCGGGGATCGCGCTGCTGGTCGCCTTTTCGTTCGCGTTCTCGTGGATCTGGACGATGTTCGGGCTGATGCTGCGCACCGAGAAGTCGGTGATGGGCGTCAGCATGATGGTGATCTTCCCGCTGACGTTCCTGTCCAACGTCTTCGTCGACCCGAAGACCATGCCGGGCTGGCTCCAGGCCTTCGTCAACAACAGCCCGATCACTCATCTGTCCTCGGCGGTACGGGGGTTGATGGCCGGTGACTGGCCGGCGGCCGAGGTGGCCTGGTCGCTGGGGTGGGCGGGCCTGTTCGTGCTGGTCTTCGGGCCGATCACGATGCGGCTGTACAACCGCAAGTAG
- a CDS encoding molybdopterin molybdotransferase MoeA, with the protein MTARGVQADEDAEDLDVEEVLALVNEHNGPHTPGDHGPAPGAPAPGSPHPDRHHQATPWREARETAARAARAATRAAGRAPVSVPLDAALGLTLAAPLTALTDLPSFDTSAMDGWAVAGPGPWDVRDEGVLAGHAEPEPLTDGEAVRIATGARIPPDTTAVLRSEHGRTDAKDRLHATREIQPGQDIRPRGQECRNGDQLLAVGTLVTPAVLGLASAAGYDTVTAVPRPRVEVLVLGDELLTAGLPRDGLIRDALGPMLPPWLRALGADVTSVRRLGDDAKALHKALTRSDADLIVTTGGTAAGPVDHVHPTLRRIGAELLVDGVKVRPGHPMLLARTKENQHFVGLPGNPLAAVSGLLTLAEPLLRTLAAHPSPEPYTLPLKEAAHGHPYDTRLIPVVLRGDHAVPLHYHGPAMLRGMAAADAVAVVPPGGVRAGQETELLDLPWASAGIEVCFT; encoded by the coding sequence ATGACCGCCCGCGGCGTCCAGGCGGACGAGGACGCCGAGGACCTCGACGTCGAGGAGGTGCTCGCCCTCGTGAACGAACACAACGGCCCCCACACCCCCGGCGACCACGGGCCCGCACCCGGCGCACCCGCCCCGGGCTCCCCCCACCCGGACCGCCACCACCAGGCCACCCCCTGGCGCGAGGCCCGCGAGACCGCCGCCCGTGCCGCGCGTGCCGCCACCCGGGCCGCCGGCCGCGCTCCCGTCTCCGTCCCCCTCGACGCGGCCCTCGGCCTCACCCTGGCCGCCCCCCTCACCGCCCTCACCGACCTGCCCTCCTTCGACACCTCGGCCATGGACGGCTGGGCGGTCGCGGGCCCCGGCCCCTGGGACGTACGGGACGAGGGAGTGCTGGCCGGGCACGCCGAGCCCGAGCCGCTCACCGACGGAGAAGCCGTCCGGATCGCGACCGGCGCCCGGATCCCGCCGGACACCACCGCCGTCCTGCGCAGCGAGCACGGCCGCACGGACGCCAAGGACCGTCTGCACGCCACCCGGGAGATCCAGCCCGGCCAGGACATCCGCCCACGCGGCCAGGAATGCCGTAACGGCGACCAACTGCTCGCCGTCGGCACCCTCGTGACCCCGGCCGTCCTCGGCCTGGCCTCCGCCGCCGGATACGACACCGTGACCGCCGTACCGCGTCCCCGCGTCGAAGTCCTCGTCCTCGGCGACGAGTTGCTCACCGCGGGGCTTCCGCGCGACGGGCTGATCCGCGACGCCCTCGGCCCGATGCTGCCGCCCTGGCTGCGCGCACTCGGCGCCGACGTCACCTCCGTGCGCCGGCTCGGTGACGACGCCAAGGCCCTGCACAAGGCCCTCACCCGCTCCGACGCCGACCTCATCGTCACCACCGGCGGCACCGCGGCCGGCCCCGTCGACCACGTCCACCCCACGCTGCGGCGCATCGGCGCCGAACTCCTGGTGGACGGCGTCAAGGTACGGCCCGGCCACCCCATGCTGCTGGCCCGCACCAAGGAGAACCAGCACTTCGTCGGCCTGCCCGGCAACCCCCTCGCCGCCGTCTCCGGCCTGCTCACCCTCGCCGAACCCCTGCTGCGCACGCTCGCCGCCCACCCGTCCCCGGAGCCGTACACACTCCCCCTGAAGGAGGCGGCCCACGGGCATCCGTACGACACCCGGCTCATCCCCGTCGTGCTGCGCGGCGACCACGCCGTGCCGTTGCACTACCACGGGCCGGCCATGCTGCGGGGCATGGCGGCGGCCGACGCCGTCGCCGTCGTACCGCCGGGCGGTGTCCGCGCAGGTCAGGAGACCGAACTGCTCGACCTGCCCTGGGCGAGTGCCGGCATCGAGGTGTGTTTCACGTGA